The DNA sequence AATGCCCGGAGAAAGCCGTCCTGCCCGCCATCGACAAGTTCCAGAGGCAACGGTATTACATCGAGATCTTCAATCGGGGAAGCAAGCCTTTCGACTTTCGCGTCCGCGCCTCCAAGCCTTGGGTGAACGTGAGCCAGACTCGCGGAAGGGTCGAGAAAGAAATCAGGATATGGGTGAGTGTCGATTGGGACAGGGTACCGGCTGGTAGCCACATGGCCAGCCTTCAGATTTCCGGGCCGAAGGGCCGCCGCGTGGAGGTCGAGGTTCCCGTACACAATCCGGCGGTCCCTGAGCAGGAGGTGCGCGGGTGCTTTGTCGAGAGCAACGGCTGCATCTCTATCGAAGCTGAGCACAGCGCGCGTGTGGTGAACACGGGCTCCGTCTTCTGGCAGGTGATCCCAGATCTCGGCCGAACCATGTCCGGTGTCACGCCCTTCCCCGTCACCATGCCCCGCCAGACCCCACCGGGGACGGCCCGCCTTGAGTACGATGTCTACCTCTTCAGCTCGGGGCAGGTGAAAGTGGTTGCCTACCTTTCCCCCACCCTCAACTTCCTAAACACCGACGGTCTGCAGTTCGCCGTGTCCTTTGACGACGAGGTTCCTCAGGTCGTCAATATGCACGCCGGCATGACCTACGACGATTGGGAAGAGAGGGTGCGGAATAACGTCGTAACGACAAGCACCGTACATCTCATTCAGGATCCCGGGCGCCACGTCTTGAAGATCTGGGCAGTGGATCCGGGAGTGGTCTTGCAGAAGATTGTGATCGACGCGGGAGGAGTGAAGCCTTCGTACCTCGGGCCACCAGAAAGCTACCGGGCTCCCCTGAACTGACGGAGGCTCGGAAGCAAGAGACTTGGGGGCCCATGACCCTGCGCCGAGGAGAATGGCCTGGCCTACTCGGCTTACCTGGGGTTCAGGCGAGGGGAGGGAGGGTGTGGTTGTTCCCCCGCGCCTGAGAGAACGCATGAGGGGAAGGGATCGCATTCGAACAGACAGCTGAACGGAGTCCCCGTGGCGAACCAGGAATCCGGGAGTGTGAGCGTATGACCGAGGAGCAGTGGAGGCTTCTTCTCGATGTGGTCAGCGGGAGACCGGTGAGCCCGCTTCCCGTGGCTTTCATTATCGATAGTCCCTGGCTTCCGAACTGGTACGGCATCCAAATCCTCGACTATTTCACGAGCGAAGAGCTCTGGTTCCAGGCCAATCTGCAGGCTGTGAGGCAATTTCCCCAGGTTCTCTTCCTGCCCGGCTTCTGGGCTGAGTACGGGATGTGCACGGAGCCCTCCGCGTTTGGCGTCCGTTGCGTATTTCCTCCCAATGAGTTCCCCCAGGTGCACAAGCTTCTGCGCTCGATCGAAGAGGCTGCGGAGCTGCCGCAGCCCGATCCGCGCACCGATGGGTTGCTACCCTTTGTCTTGAACCGCTTGAAGCACGCGCGGCCCCGGATCGAAGAGGCAGGGCATCAGATCCGCTTCGCGGTTGCCCGGGGTCCGCTGAACATCGCGGCCCACCTCCTGGGCACCACGGAATTCCTGACCGCCATGATGCTTGAGCCGGAAAAAACCGAAAGCCTCCTCCACAAAATCACCAGCTTTCTGAGGGATTGGCTAGAGCTCCAGATGGAGACCTTTCCCACCATTGACGGGGTTTTCCTGCTCGACGACATGATCGGCTTCATTGGACCGCGCGAATTCGAACGGTTTGGCTTCCCATTCTTCAAGAGGCTCTTCGATTATCCAGTGTCGGTTCGCTTCCTTCACAACGATGCCGACTGCAGGGCCTCGGCTCCTTATCTACCGGATATGGGGGTGAATCTCTTCAACATGGGGTTCGAGGTCTCGCTGAATGACCTCAAGCAAATGACGCGGAACGAAGTCGCCTTGATGGGAAATATCCCGCCCCGTGACGTGCTCGCCGCCGGCACTCCGGACACAGTACGTGCGGCGGTGCAGGAGCTAATCGCTTCCCTCTCGGACCGCCGACGGATCCTCCTTTCCTGCGGTGGGGGAATGCCCCCCGGGGTGAGGACCGAGAACCTCGTGGCGTTTCTTGAGGGGGCTTGGGGCCAACAAGGGGCCGGCCTGTGATTGTAGGCTGGGGAATTGCCCCTTGCCCCTGGCAGGACGCGCCATCTGTAGCGGACGTCCGCCGGAAAGATTCAGGCAAGAAGGCTACGGCTGAGTAGCGGGGGAGGAGGTGTACGAAGAGGGCTGCCTGTTTGGACGCGTGGGACGGCTGGTCGGGCTGCGGGTAGGCGAATGGAAGGGATGCAGTGCCACGTGAGATGACAAGGACTTCAATCTATCAGGTTCTAACCGCTGTGGGGGTAGCCCTCGGGAGTCTGCAGCTAAGCTTCGCCCGGGCGCAGGAGGGTCCGGACTGGGTTCGTGGACATCTGGTCCAGGTCAATGACAACGGTGCGTGGTGCTGGTACCAGGACGAACGGGCAGTTGTGGACGCGTCGGCCGGCAAGCTTCTGGTTGGGTCGGTGGCCAGCGGCTCGGGCTGCGGCGGGCCCTCTCGGAACGGCAATGTCGAAGCGGTCGTCCTGGATCTCACCACCCGCCAGGCGACCCGATACGTGCTCACGCGTGCCGGCTGCGATGACCACAATGCCCCGGCGTTCTTGGTACGACCCGATGGAAAATACCTGGCGATGTACGCTCAGCACTACGACACAGCCAGCCGGTACCGGATCTTCGACGGGGCCAGCTGGTCGCCGGAGCGCCAGTTTGACTGGAGCGGGATTCCAGGCGGAACCGATTTCTCGGCCACCTACTCGAACCTCCATCGCTTGGCAGCCGAGGGCCGCGTGTACAACTTCGTGCGATGCTACGGTCGCAGCCCCAATTTCATGGTCTCCCACAACCTGGGCGACACTTGGTCGTATGGGGGCCTTCTAACATATCCCGACGTGTCCATCGGGTACGTGAACGGATACTTCAAGTACTGGAGCAACGGTGTCGACCGGATCGACTTTGTGTGCACCGAGCACCACCCCCGCGACTATAACACAAGCCTCTACCACGGCTACATCAGACGCGGGCAGAGCTTTGACTCCTACGGCACACTGCGGGACTCGACGATCTTCGATAAGCACGCACCAAGGCCTGCCGATTTTACTCTCGTCTTCGCCGCCAATACCGTCGTCCAAGGCGTCGTGATGAGCCGCTGCTGGAACATTGACCTGCAGGCCTACAAAGACGGCACGATCGCCGTCCTATTCAAAGCCCGGATGAATGACGACCCCGATTCGCCTTCGGACGATCCTGAGCACGCCTTTCTGTACGCGCGTTTCGACGGTCGCCGCTGGCAGGCCCACTACCTGTGTCGTGCGGGCAAGAAGCTGTACAGCGCGGAACAGGACTATACGGGGCTGGGAGCTCTCCACCCTGCGGATCCCAACATCGTGTTTGTTTCGACGCCGTATGATCCCAGGGACGATTCGTTCCTCGGCGTGCACGAGATTTTCCGGGGCACGACCCCCGACAGCGGAAGGACGTGGGAATGGACCCCCGTGACCTATCATTCCACCCGCGATAATCTCCGACCCATCGTGCCCGCTTGGGACGGCGGGAGGACCATCCTCCTCTGGATGCGGGGGAGCTACTTTAGCGCGCAGTCCTTCGACGCCGCAATCGTGGCGCTGATCGAGGAAGAGCAGGGGACCGCATGGCCGCCCATGGTCTACGTGGATGCGACACCCCAAAACACACGACGGGCCGATGGTGCGGCCCTGGATGCCACTGGACCAAGCAGTGCCCAGGGTGCGGCAGACGGCCGGTGGCACCTACGGACAGGCTACGGCAACGGCGACACGCTGCTTACCTCGGCCGAGCTGGGGGGCGAAGATGCCCCTACGCTGACCACGGCTGTTGTCCTGTCCCAGCCGGGGGAATATGACATCTGGGTCAACTTCTGGGGCAAGCCAGGTGCGGACTGGAGGATCAAGGCGGGCCTGTCTCGTGACCGCCTCCAGGTCTTTCGCCAGATGGCCTGTCAGCGTGTCCAGCCAGGGTGGCACTCCTCGGAGCTCGTCCTCGAGGAGGCTGGCGGCCTATATCTTTACCAGGCCTACGTGGGACGGGTTCACGTGGAAGCCGAGGACACCCTTCAGGTGTTCGTGGATGACGAAGCCGTTCCGGCGGGCGGAAGCTCCCGGAGCGGGGACAGGGTCCGAACCTGGTACGATGGCGTAAGCTTCGCCGCAGCCACTTCTGGTACTCCGGTGCGAGCGTCGGGCCGCCCGCAGGCTCAGGTGGCGGCGGGTTTTCGCCTGTACCCGAGTTTCCCCAACCCGTTCAACTTGGCCACTCGCTTAGTTTTCTCCCTCGATCGCGATGGATACGTGAGGCTGACCGTGGTTGACCCCGAGGGGCGGAAGGTGGCGACGCTCGCGGAGGGACGGATGAGCCGCGGTCAGTACAGCTGGGTGTGGGATGCAGACGGCTTTCCGTCCGGCGTGTACATCGCCGTGCTCGAGGTGGACGGATCGGTGCGGTCGACAAAGATGCTGCTTATCCGGTGAGGTGCGGAGTGGGCGAAAGCAGGGCTGGTCTGGAAGGAAGCGGGGGGCGAGTCGGCAACTTCCGATGGGTGATCGTGGGGTTGGTTTTCCTGGCCACCACGATCAACTACGTGGATCGGATGGTGATGGGTATCCTGGCCCCGACATTGCAGAGAGAGATCCAGTGGTCGGAGCACGAGTACGGCTATATCGTTACCGCATTTACGACGGCCTACGCCATCGGCCTGGTGTCCATGGGAAGACTCACGGATGTGGTGGGCACCAAGATTGGGTACGCGATCGCTCTCGTGGGCTGGAGCCTTGCCGCCATGGCTCATGCCCTGGCCCGCTCGCCCTTTGGATTCGCTGCCGCTCGTTTCGGCCTGGGACTGTTCGAAGCCGGGAACTTCCCCTCCGCCGTCAAGACGGTGGCCGAGTGGTTCCCCAAGAAGGAGAGAGCTCTGGCTACCGGCCTGTTTAATGCCGGGACGAATGTGGGAGCGATCCTGGCCCCCCTGATCGTTCCTTGGCTAACCCTTCGCTGGGGATGGCAGGAGGCATTTCTCGTCACAGGCGGACTCGGCTTCCTCTGGCTGTTCCTGTGGTTTGGCCTTTACGACCGGCCCGAGCGGCATCGCCTGCTCACCAGGCAGGAGTTCGAGTACATTCGCTCAGATCCCCCGGATCCGGAGGCGAAAATTCCGTGGCGGACCTTAATCCTGCACCGCGAGACGTGGGCCTTCGCGACCGGCAAATTCCTTACCGACGCGGCATGGTGGTTCTACCTGTTCTGGATCCCGAAATTCCTCAATGAGCGGTACGGCATCGGGCTGACTCACGTTGGATTGCCCCTGATCGTGATTTACCTGTCGGCCGACCTGGGAAGCATTGGAGGCGGATGGCTGTCGTCGTTCTTCATTAGGCGAGGCTGGTCGATCGATCGGAGCCGGAAGCTGGCCATGCTCATTTGCGCCCTGTGCGTCACCCCCGTCACCCTCGCCTCGCAGGCGGGGTCGGCTTGGCTTGCGGTGGGACTGTTCAGCCTCGCAACCGCTTCGCACCAGGGCTGGTCGGCCAACCTGTTTACCCTTGTGACGGATATGTTCCCTCGCAAGGCCGTGGGGTCCGTTGTAGGCCTGGGGGGAATGGCGGGGGCGATCAGCGGTATGCTTATCGCCAGCTTCACGGGATGGGTCCTCGAGCTCACCGGGAGCTACGTAATGCCACTGCTGTTCGCGGGCGTGGCCTACCTTTTGTCGCTCCTCATCATCAATCTCCTTGTCCCTGAGGTGCGGCAGGTGGAGTTTGACTGACGGGTCAAGTGGTCGCAGAAAGGGGTGAATCCTGAGCCGATGGGGAATGCCGTAAGGACACGCGAGGGAACTTCATAGCGCCTGCGTGGCTTCGCATCAGGTGCACGGGTGTCCCGGCAGGAGAAAAACGCGCTTAGCTGCATGGCAGAGGCACGGAGAGCAAGGAGGTGGCTGTGTCTGAGGCGGCACGAAGAGACCAACCGGATGGCGGCATTTCGCGGCGCACGTTCCTGAGGTGGGTTGGCCTCGCCGGAGCGGGGATGGTCGTTGGCCGGTCGTGGGCCTCTGGAAGCACCGTGGCGGAGAGAGCGGGGACCAGAGGCGGGGCGACCCTCGTCGCTGTGACCGAGGTTTCCACCTACGAACGCGCCCTGATCCGGCAGAAGGTCCAGCACCTGTTCGAATCCCTCGGGGGCATCTCAGACCTCGTGGGCCCGGGGACTAAGGTCGCAATCAAGCTCAACCTAACCGGGGGTTCCGGGACGGCCTATCACTTTCGTCTGGGAGGAAAGGACATACGAGACACCATGTGGACCCACCCCGAGGTGCTCCGGGCTGTGGGCGAGCTGTTGATCGATTGCGGCGTCCGTCCATCTGACCTGTACATTGTAGAGGCTTTGTGGGACCGTGCGTCCTACTACAATTTTGGCTACCGGGACGTCCAGACAAGTCTCGGCGCGCAGTTTGTGGACTTGAACGCTGCCCCCTTCGTTCAGGCCAGTGTCGGCGAACCCCACTTCCGTTACGAAAGCTTTGTGCTGAACCGGATCCTTCAGGAGGTGCATGTCTACGTCTCGATCCCGAAATTGAAGCACCACTACGAAGCGGGGATCACGGGTGCGCTGAAGAACCAGATCGGCATCACACCCCTCTCGTACTACAAGAGGTCAAGCTCGGACGGGAACCGTTCGAAGCTTCACTACGGCCAGGAGGGCGAGAACGTGGGGACTCACCTTCCGCGGGCAATCTGTGACCTGAATCTGGTTCGGCCTGTCCATCTTGCCGTGATAGACGGTGTGAAAAACGCCCTTGGAGGCGAAGGTGCCTGGAATCCCACGTTCGTGCCGGCAGAATCCCACGTGCTCCTGGCGGGCAAGGATCCGATAGCCACCGACGCGATTGCCGCCCTGCTCTTGGGATTGAACCCCGAAGAGGAGACCCTGCCTCTTCCCGACGGAGTTCGGCGCTGCGATAATCACCTCGATCTCTTGCGCCAATGCGGGAAAGGGACGAACCGCTTGAGTGAGATCCAGGTCGTCGGCGACGGGGCAGGCCGGGTAACGGGAGTGTGGCACGGGCAAGAGAAGGGCTTGGCCGAGCGGCCGAGGATCCTGTGGAGCTACCCCAACCCGTTCAATGCGGTCACGCGTGTTCATTTCGAGGTGCCAGCTGCGGGTTGGGTGGAGCTGGAGACCTTCGACGCGGTAGGGCGGCGCGTTGGCCGGCTGTACAAGGGCTGGGTGCCGGCGGGAGAACACCAGGTGAGCTGGGACGCTCGCGGACTTCCGAGCGGGGTTTACTTCTGCCGACTTCAATACGGCCGGACCTACCATACCACCAGACTGGTGCTCGAGAGATAGGTAGGCATCCAATCGAGAACGGAAAAGACGGGAGTGACCCATGGAGTCCCAGACTGCACGACTCAAGCTGAAAGAGAAGGTGGGTTACGCTGTGGGGGATACAGCTTCGAATCTCTTCTTCCAGACCTTCATGCTCTTCCTGATGTACTTCTACACCGATGTCTTCGGACTACCCGCCGCGGCTGTGGGCACTATGTTCCTGATCACACGCATATGGGACGCCGTCAATGACCCCATCATGGGCATGATCGCCGATCGGACGAACAGCCGCTGGGGCAAGTTTCGCCCGTACCTGCTGTGGGCGGCCATCCCCTTCGGAATCATGGGGATTCTGACCTTCACAACACCGAATCTCTCAACCTCGGGCAAGCTGATCTACGCCTATGTGACTTACACCCTGATGATGATGGCCTACACGGCGGTGAATGTGCCGTACTCGGCCCTCATGGGGGTAATTACCCCTGACTCAATGGAAAGGACCGAAATCTCCTCCTACCGCTTTGTTGCAGCGTTCGTCGGCGGGGTGATCGTCCAGGCGAGCACGATGTCCATGGTTCGCTACTTCGGACGCGGAAATGAGGCGGTGGGTTGGCGCTCGGCGATGAGCGTGCTTTCTGTGCTGGCGGTCTCGCTCTTCGTGGTGACGTTTCTCACGACCAAGGAAAGGGTCTATCCGCCGAAGGGCCAGAAAAGCAACTTCCGGCAGGACCTGAAAGACTTGTTCACGAACGTGCCGTGGCTTCTGATCGCCGGCGCCACGGTGATGCAGCTGATGTACATCGTCACGCGCAACAGTTCGATCATGTACTACTTCAAGTACTACGTCCAGGACCAGCGCCTAAACCTCTTCGGCAAGGTCATTGCCCTCCCGTTCGACACATTTGCCTCGTCCTTCATGCTTTCCGGCACAATCGCGACGATCCTCGGCGCTGTGCTGGCCAAATGGTTTGCCAAGGTGCTGGATAAGCGGAATACCTACGCCGGATTCCTGGCCCTCAGTTCTCTGCTTACTACTTGCTATTACTTCATCAAACCCCAGGAGGTTGTACTGATCTATCTCATCAACATTCTTCTCTCATTCCTGCTCGGACCTGTGTCCGTTCTCCAGTGGGCCATGTATACCGACACAGCCGACTACGGTGAGTGGAAGAAAGGGCGCCGGGCCACGGGTCTCGTAATGTCGGCCTCCCTCTTCGCACTGAAGCTGGGCCTGACCCTGGGGGGCGCGGTCTCTGGATGGATCCTTGGCTACTATGGCTTCGTGGCGAACCAGCCTCAGACGCCGGAGACGCTCTACGGGATCCGAATGCTGATGAGCTTTTACCCGGCAATCCCGGGGCTTGTAGGCGCTGCGCTCATGATCTTCTATCCGCTCAGCAACCGGATGATGAAGAAGATTGAGCAGGATCTTGCGGAGAGGCGGCGGGCGGTCGCCCAATCGGCTCTTGCCTAACCGGAGGACCTGCTTCGGGCAAGGTGCCGATGCAGGTCCGGCGGAAGAAAGGGGGTGGCCATCGGAGGGTAGATCCTCTCGAAGCCCCCGCGCTACCCCGCGGAGGTCTGGAGCGCGCCGAGGGTGGCGAGTGTGGTCGGCAGCCCACGGAGGCCAAGGAAACAAGGGGAGCTGTTCCTACGGTGCCGAGGAAGCACCGGGTTTCTCTCGTCGGGGCCGGCTCCGCGAGGAAGGGGCGTGTGCTCATATGGATCGCTCGTTGGGGAAGCCGGAGATGCTCCCGTGGGCCGAACTCGCGGAATCTGTGGCGCCCGGGAGAGGGCGCGGACCCAGGGCTGAGGTTTTCCTCTTGGGCGGAAGTTCGGGGTAGGTGGCCCCGCAGAAGCTACCGGGGGCTGCGTCTTGTCCAATTGGGCCGGTGGGGAGGGGGTTCCTGTGGGGTGTCCTCGTCCGACGATGAGCAGGACGTCGCGCTAAATCCCGAGTTCAAGCTGACGCCCACCTTCCGGAGCTGCGATTGATCGGAGCTCGGGAAAATGGGCGAGCAGGGGCTCAGGTACAGGAACGGCCGCTCCCGTGAGCTTTGCCTTCATCTGGAGGGCGTTGACCACCGCCTTGCCGCCGTAGTGGTTGTTGTAGATTAGGAACGTCGCCTTGGCCTTCCTCTCCACGTCGCGGACGCGGTCCGCCCATTCCTCCAGTTCCTGATCGGAGTAGAGGTAGTTGTAGCGAGCATCGCGGCCGGCGTCTTCGCGGAACCAGTCCGCGTAGTTGCGTCCGTGGAACCGTACGTAGGCGATGGGTGCGGTCACTTCCGACGTCGGGGGGATGGATCGCCCGATTACGGGCTGGTCGATGTTGGCGAAGCCGACGTTGCGCTCCCGAAGGAAGTCGAAGATTTCCCGACGAAGCCAGCTCGCGTGTCGGAACTCGACCACAAGGGGATATTCCGCGAACGCGTCGAGGAGGCGTGAGAGAAACAGGCGGTTTTCCGCCTCATTCTTGAACCGCCAGGGGAATTGAACGAGCAGGGCGCCCAGTCTGTCTGCTTCGAGAAGAGGGGCAATGCCTTCCCGGAAGAGCCTTTCCTCCTCACTCCCCGGGGCTATCCCTTCGTGCGTGAATCCCTGCCAGAGCTTGGCTGTAAAGCGAAAGCGCCGGTTCTGCTCCACCTTCCGCACCCACTCCCTCACCATCCAGGGAGTGGGTGGACGGTAAAACGTGGTGTTGATTTCGATCGTATCGAAGTACCGCGCAAGGTACTCGAGCTCGGAAAACCCGCGCGCCCTCTTGAGTGGGTACACAACGCCTTTCCAGTCCTCGTAGCTCCACCCGGCAGGTCCTACGTACGTGTGTCTTTGGTTATCTGGAATGGGTTTCACAGTCCGATCTCCTGATGGTCCGCGTCTGGCTCCTCTACTTTGGCTCCCGGCTTGCGGAATCAAGAACCGGGGGCGTTCGGTCGCCCTGGTGGCTGGTGACCCAGGGCCCTGCCGCCCGACCGGCTGGCGAGTTGGGCCCACAACGAAGGGGACATGGCCTTCGCGTCGATCTTTCCCCGGGTAGTTTCGAAGTCACCGACCAATGGAGACCCTCGTGTCTGTGTCTGAGGAGCCGGAGTGAGGCCCTCCGCCGCTTGCCCAACGGCGAACCTCTGGCTTTCACGTCTCCGCAGGGCGAAGCCTGAACACACCTCAGAGGAACTGAACCTTCTCCACCGTCAGCGTAAACGCTCCAAAGTCCTCTTCCACAATTCCGGTCAGGAGATAGGGTCGGGTGTACGACAACATGTAACAGAATCGGTTGTAGGCTTCCGGGAAGAACGTGGCGTCGTAGAGAGCCGTCGTGTCCTCGAAGCTGACGAATTCCATAAGCTCTTCTTCCTTGGTCTTGGCCAGCTTCTCGGTGATCAGCCACCCTGCCACCTGTACGCGCTTTCCGGGGTATCGGGGGAGATCCTTGGCCGGGATGACCCGGAGCGCTTGGAGCCGGTCCCTGTAGAGCTCCAGGGGATGTTTGCTGATTAGGAGCCCGAGCGCTTCCAGTTCCAACCGCAAACGGGTCCGCTCGTCGTACTCAGGCAGAGCTGGAGGCAAGGCATCTTCGGTAGGGAGATCAAAAAGGTCGGGATAGGCTGTAACCCTTGCCTTGGGACGAGCATAGAAACTGGCCAGCCACATCATCTGGGGGCGCGTCAGGCTCGGCTCTACACTGTCGAACGCACCCGCCTTGATGAGCTGTCGGACTTCCGACGCGTCGAGTTTCACCCGCCGCAGGAAGTCGCGCAGGGACAGGTACGGGCCGTTGCGTCGCCTCTCCTCTACGATAGCCTCCAGGCTCTCCTGCCGCATTTGCTTAACCTGCATAAGGCCGACGCGAATCCAGTCGTTCGAGCCGGTGTAAGGGATGTCGCTCTCGTTGATGTCGGGCGGGAGGATGCGAAGGCCCATGCGCTTGGCCTCCGAGATGTAAGCGAAGGTCGAGTAATATCCGCCCTGGTTTGAGATGACGGCGGCCATGAATTCCGCCGGGAAATGGGCACGGAGGTAGGCCGATTTGTACGAGACCAGCGCGTATGAGGCTGAGTGGGGCTTGCAGAAGCTGTACCCGCTGAAGCTAAGGATCATGTCCCAAATCTTGTCGATAGTGTCTTTAGGCACCCCCCGCTCCAGGGCCCCGTGGTAAAACTTCTCCCGGTAGTCCTGGAGCTGTTTCTGCCTGTGCTTTTTGGAAAGAACCTTGCGCAGCTCGTCTGCCTCGGCCGCATCGAAGCCTGCAAGCTCCATGGCAACGCGGGACACATCCTCCTGATAGACCATGATGCCGTAGGTATCCCGCATGATCTGTTCGAGCAGGGGATGGATGGGTTCGTAGCTGCCGCCCCGCAGGCGGCGAACGTATTCCCGGATGTAGGTGTTCGCTGCCGGTCGAATGATGGAGCTGTGGATCACAAGATGCTCAAAGTCGCCCGTGCCCGTCTTGCGCTGGAGCAGGCGCATGGCAGGCGACTCCACGTAGAAGACCCCCATCGTGTCGCCGCGCGCGATCAGTTCCTGAGTTGCCCGATCTTCGAGTGGGTTCCACTGCGCGTAGTCGATACGGATTCCGTGGTGCTCTTCGATCGCCCGCAGGGCATCCCGAATCACCGCCAGGGAACGGTTGCCCAGGAGATCGATCTTGACCAGCCCAGCGTCTTCGGCCTGATCCTTTTCCCACTGGATGATGCGCACCCCCTTGGCGGCCATCTCCACGGGCACGTAGTCTTCGACTTTCCCGGGCACGATGACCACACCACCGGGGTGAACGGAAAGGTGACGGGGGAAGTCGTGAATGCGATCCGCGAGCCTCAAAATCTCCGGCCATGGTGGCGGTAGATCAAGGTCGCGAAAGGCCGGATGGGAGGCCACGAGGGCCGAAACGCTCTCCGCATCCCAATAACCGGGAATGCGCTTGCTGACGCGTCCGATTTCCTGCTCCGGTAGTCCGTAGACCTTGGCAATCTCGCGTACGGCCGCACGCGCCTTGAAGGTGACGTGGTTGCTGATCATGGCCGTGCTTTCGCGGCCGAAACGAGCAAAGGTCCATTCCAGAACCTGGTCTCGCTCGTCCCACGGGAAGTCGACATCAATATCGGGAGGATCCTTCCGTCCTCGGTTCAGGAATCGCTCGAAGAACAGATCGTAGCGAACGGGGTCCACGTGTGTGATGCCCAGGCAGTACGACACGAGGCTGGCCGCAGCGGAGCCCCGTCCACAGGTCCGGGGAGCTTGCTTCACGATCTCGTGTACCACCAAGAAATAGGGGGCAAAGCCTTTTTCGCGAATGATCTCCAGCTCGTACTCGAGCCGCTGGCGCACCGGCTCGGTAATCTCCCCATAGCGCCATCGGGCCCCCTCGTAGCACAGGTGCCGCAGGTAGTCGAAAGCCGATTGTCCATCAGGGCCGGTGACCGGAACGAACACGAACCCGCCGAATCCGAATTCGAAAACGCACTTCTCGGCAATACGCACCGTATTGGCCAGGGCCTCTGGTACGCTGCTGAACGCTTGGGCCATGGCCTGGGGCGAGTGAAAGAGAGCCGTGGGCGGGGCCAGTTCAGACCCTGGAACGCGTTCCAGCGTGCTGTTCGTGGCAATGGCCCGCAGGAGGCGGTGAAGAATGTAGTCCGCAGGAGTAAGGAAATAGCTTCCCGCAGTTGCTACGGGCTGAAGGCCTCGAGAGCGAGCGAACTCGAGGAGAGCCCGTCGGGGCGCACTGATCCGCAGCTCCGCGTAGAGGTCTTGGCAGCTCAAGTGGCGGGCGAGGCGGTCGAGGACGCTGGGGCAGTCGCTGAGAACCACGAGATCTTCAGGGCGCTGGAGGATCGCCTCGACGAGGGAGAAGTCCGGCTTCAGGTGGCGTTCTGTGAGAATATGAGACAGGTTTCTGTAGCCTCGCTGGCTCTTACACAGGAGGACAGCTCGCTCGTTGGCCGTGCTTACTTCTGCGCCCACCAGGGGGACGAGGCCGTGATCCTTCGCGGCTTGGAGGAAGCGGATGAGCCCGTACACCCCGTTTGTGTCCGTGAGGGCCAGATAAGGCAGGCCGAAACGAGCGGCGGCGGCGCAGATTTCCTCC is a window from the candidate division KSB1 bacterium genome containing:
- a CDS encoding glycosyl hydrolase; protein product: CPEKAVLPAIDKFQRQRYYIEIFNRGSKPFDFRVRASKPWVNVSQTRGRVEKEIRIWVSVDWDRVPAGSHMASLQISGPKGRRVEVEVPVHNPAVPEQEVRGCFVESNGCISIEAEHSARVVNTGSVFWQVIPDLGRTMSGVTPFPVTMPRQTPPGTARLEYDVYLFSSGQVKVVAYLSPTLNFLNTDGLQFAVSFDDEVPQVVNMHAGMTYDDWEERVRNNVVTTSTVHLIQDPGRHVLKIWAVDPGVVLQKIVIDAGGVKPSYLGPPESYRAPLN
- a CDS encoding uroporphyrinogen decarboxylase encodes the protein MTEEQWRLLLDVVSGRPVSPLPVAFIIDSPWLPNWYGIQILDYFTSEELWFQANLQAVRQFPQVLFLPGFWAEYGMCTEPSAFGVRCVFPPNEFPQVHKLLRSIEEAAELPQPDPRTDGLLPFVLNRLKHARPRIEEAGHQIRFAVARGPLNIAAHLLGTTEFLTAMMLEPEKTESLLHKITSFLRDWLELQMETFPTIDGVFLLDDMIGFIGPREFERFGFPFFKRLFDYPVSVRFLHNDADCRASAPYLPDMGVNLFNMGFEVSLNDLKQMTRNEVALMGNIPPRDVLAAGTPDTVRAAVQELIASLSDRRRILLSCGGGMPPGVRTENLVAFLEGAWGQQGAGL
- a CDS encoding T9SS type A sorting domain-containing protein; the encoded protein is MTRTSIYQVLTAVGVALGSLQLSFARAQEGPDWVRGHLVQVNDNGAWCWYQDERAVVDASAGKLLVGSVASGSGCGGPSRNGNVEAVVLDLTTRQATRYVLTRAGCDDHNAPAFLVRPDGKYLAMYAQHYDTASRYRIFDGASWSPERQFDWSGIPGGTDFSATYSNLHRLAAEGRVYNFVRCYGRSPNFMVSHNLGDTWSYGGLLTYPDVSIGYVNGYFKYWSNGVDRIDFVCTEHHPRDYNTSLYHGYIRRGQSFDSYGTLRDSTIFDKHAPRPADFTLVFAANTVVQGVVMSRCWNIDLQAYKDGTIAVLFKARMNDDPDSPSDDPEHAFLYARFDGRRWQAHYLCRAGKKLYSAEQDYTGLGALHPADPNIVFVSTPYDPRDDSFLGVHEIFRGTTPDSGRTWEWTPVTYHSTRDNLRPIVPAWDGGRTILLWMRGSYFSAQSFDAAIVALIEEEQGTAWPPMVYVDATPQNTRRADGAALDATGPSSAQGAADGRWHLRTGYGNGDTLLTSAELGGEDAPTLTTAVVLSQPGEYDIWVNFWGKPGADWRIKAGLSRDRLQVFRQMACQRVQPGWHSSELVLEEAGGLYLYQAYVGRVHVEAEDTLQVFVDDEAVPAGGSSRSGDRVRTWYDGVSFAAATSGTPVRASGRPQAQVAAGFRLYPSFPNPFNLATRLVFSLDRDGYVRLTVVDPEGRKVATLAEGRMSRGQYSWVWDADGFPSGVYIAVLEVDGSVRSTKMLLIR
- a CDS encoding MFS transporter; translation: MGESRAGLEGSGGRVGNFRWVIVGLVFLATTINYVDRMVMGILAPTLQREIQWSEHEYGYIVTAFTTAYAIGLVSMGRLTDVVGTKIGYAIALVGWSLAAMAHALARSPFGFAAARFGLGLFEAGNFPSAVKTVAEWFPKKERALATGLFNAGTNVGAILAPLIVPWLTLRWGWQEAFLVTGGLGFLWLFLWFGLYDRPERHRLLTRQEFEYIRSDPPDPEAKIPWRTLILHRETWAFATGKFLTDAAWWFYLFWIPKFLNERYGIGLTHVGLPLIVIYLSADLGSIGGGWLSSFFIRRGWSIDRSRKLAMLICALCVTPVTLASQAGSAWLAVGLFSLATASHQGWSANLFTLVTDMFPRKAVGSVVGLGGMAGAISGMLIASFTGWVLELTGSYVMPLLFAGVAYLLSLLIINLLVPEVRQVEFD
- a CDS encoding DUF362 domain-containing protein, with translation MSEAARRDQPDGGISRRTFLRWVGLAGAGMVVGRSWASGSTVAERAGTRGGATLVAVTEVSTYERALIRQKVQHLFESLGGISDLVGPGTKVAIKLNLTGGSGTAYHFRLGGKDIRDTMWTHPEVLRAVGELLIDCGVRPSDLYIVEALWDRASYYNFGYRDVQTSLGAQFVDLNAAPFVQASVGEPHFRYESFVLNRILQEVHVYVSIPKLKHHYEAGITGALKNQIGITPLSYYKRSSSDGNRSKLHYGQEGENVGTHLPRAICDLNLVRPVHLAVIDGVKNALGGEGAWNPTFVPAESHVLLAGKDPIATDAIAALLLGLNPEEETLPLPDGVRRCDNHLDLLRQCGKGTNRLSEIQVVGDGAGRVTGVWHGQEKGLAERPRILWSYPNPFNAVTRVHFEVPAAGWVELETFDAVGRRVGRLYKGWVPAGEHQVSWDARGLPSGVYFCRLQYGRTYHTTRLVLER